The Dioscorea cayenensis subsp. rotundata cultivar TDr96_F1 unplaced genomic scaffold, TDr96_F1_v2_PseudoChromosome.rev07_lg8_w22 25.fasta BLBR01002082.1, whole genome shotgun sequence genome window below encodes:
- the LOC120257397 gene encoding uncharacterized protein LOC120257397, with amino-acid sequence MGSGSSRSRPRDDGGTRRGLAAFLCGAGAGSAASSSSAAAASVPSQVSGKEPSAVFSQNNLSVPMNEDSRPCESSNCRLKNGLIKPINAESSNSGNSGKCLSESKELVPLPTNPSSGRDVTYVERNCNQASTYAKSDAAELPSTSGNGNGMLGAIMEPESPNNYCSQTYPLGYPSSIVQESIDLTTSAASSTVDATTEVLVIHSSDSNPISAISDSSPTPHLVREPTMESGSSDGASFTSTGPGNERDENVIHVDVVSISSNIVTSSTAEASDNEARRNSRRLFWDAFSRRSSRRNNDSLMIFSSADDTDDLESHSRWLLDISDDIFENGTEDEFSYLRRRRLGASGRRWHSRSEIRERIRGNIDDSNRQSAFCSSGLHPYGTCSCYSYITSEESSARASISRIVMLAEALFEVLDEIHRQPVSLSLSMVSLPAPESVVNSLPTKIHKKPMMDVGSDDVEQCYICLADYEDGDKIRLLPCHHEYHMACVDKWLKEIHGVCPLCRGDVCESAVDGSTS; translated from the exons ATGGGCTCTGGAAGCAGCCGTTCCCGCCCTCGAGATGATGGTGGGACGAGGCGAGGTCTTGCCGCCTTCCTTTGTGGTGCCGGCGCCGGTTCCGCCGCTTCTTCCTCATCCGCCGCCGCGGCGTCTGTTCCTTCTCAG GTCTCAGGAAAGGAACCTTCTGCAGTTTTTTCTCAGAACAACCTTTCTGTTCCGATGAATGAAGATTCAAGACCATGTGAGAGCAGCAACTGTCGTCTAAAAAATGGCTTGATAAAACCAATAAATGCTGAAAGTAGCAACTCTGGGAACTCTGGGAAATGCTTATCTGAGAGCAAGGAACTTGTCCCATTGCCAACAAATCCTAGTTCTGGGCGAGATGTGACTTATGTAGAAAGGAACTGTAATCAGGCTAGCACTTATGCAAAATCAGATGCTGCGGAACTTCCATCAACAAGTGGAAATGGGAATGGCATGTTAGGCGCCATTATGGAGCCTGAATCTCCCAACAACTATTGCTCTCAGACTTATCCTTTGGGATATCCTAGTAGCATTGTGCAAGAATCTATAGACTTGACTACAAGTGCTGCTTCATCTACTGTTGACGCCACAACTGAAGTTCTGGTTATACACAGTTCTGATTCAAATCCCATTTCTGCTATTTCTGATTCTTCTCCTACTCCTCACTTGGTGAGAGAACCTACTATGGAGTCTGGCTCTTCAGATGGTGCAAGCTTCACATCAACTGGACCTGGAAATGAGAGAGATGAGAATGTAATTCATGTTGATGTAGTTAGCATCTCTTCGAATATTGTGACCAGTAGCACAGCAGAAGCAAGTGACAATGAGGCAAGAAGGAATAGCAGGAGACTTTTCTGGGATGCGTTTTCAAGGCGCAGTTCTAGAAGGAACAATGattctttgatgatattttcATCTGCTGATGACACTGATGACCTGGAATCTCATAGCAGATGGTTACTTGATATCAGTgatgatatttttgaaaatggaaCTGAAGATGAGTTTTCTTACTTGCGCCGTAGACGTCTTGGAGCAAGTGGCCGAAGATGGCATTCAAGATCTGAG ATAAGAGAACGAATCCGTGGTAACATCGATGATAGTAATCGCCAATCGGCTTTCTGCTCATCAGGGCTCCATCCATATGGGACATGCTCTTGCTATTCATACATAACAAGCGAAGAGTCAAGTGCGCGGGCAAGTATTTCGAGGATTGTCATGTTAGCTGAAGCTCTATTTGAG GTCTTGGATGAAATCCATCGCCAGCCTGTATCACTTTCACTTTCAATGGTGTCACTTCCAGCACCAGAATCTGTTGTTAATTCCTTGCCTACAAAGATCCACAAAAAACCGATGATGGATGTTGGCAGTGACGATGTTGAACA GTGTTACATTTGTCTTGCCGATTATGAGGATGGTGATAAAATACGGCTCCTTCCGTGCCACCATGAATATCACATGGCCTGTGTTGATAAATGGCTTAAAGAGATTCATGG TGTATGCCCCCTGTGTCGAGGCGATGTCTGTGAGAGTGCTGTGGATGGTTCAACCTCATAG
- the LOC120257401 gene encoding homeobox protein knotted-1-like 3 isoform X2, whose protein sequence is MAFHNDLQLPQPYAEQHNPAVIRAVGSAPETSSEAAAWLTGGILRLGGDPVSADHAGAGEDRERWKAEIVAHPLYEQLLSAHVACLRIATPVDQLPRIDAQLARSHEVVAKYSALGLANRMVGDNKELDQFMTHYVLLLCSFKEQLQQHVRVHAMEAVMACWELEQSLQSLTGVSPGEGTGATMSDDEDEQADSDTNLFDGGFDGSDSMGFGPLIPTESERSLMERVRQELKHELKQGYKEKIVDIREEILRKRRAGKLPGDTTSLLKAWWQSHSKWPYPTEEDKARLVQETGLQLKQINNWFINQRKRNWHSNPSTSTSTKSKRKSNAGDIDHNPEHFM, encoded by the exons ATGGCCTTCCACAACGACCTCCAGTTACCGCAGCCGTACGCCGAGCAGCATAACCCCGCCGTGATCCGCGCCGTTGGGTCGGCGCCGGAGACCTCCTCCGAAGCGGCGGCTTGGTTGACCGGTGGAATTCTCCGGCTTGGTGGTGATCCTGTCTCCGCGGATCATGCCGGGGCCGGTGAAGATAGAGAGAGGTGGAAGGCTGAGATTGTGGCTCACCCACTATACGAGCAGCTGCTCTCGGCCCACGTCGCATGCCTGAGGATCGCGACGCCGGTGGATCAGTTGCCGAGGATCGACGCGCAACTTGCGCGCTCGCATGAGGTTGTTGCCAAGTACTCGGCGTTAGGGCTTGCGAACCGTATGGTGGGAGACAACAAGGAGCTCGATCAGTTCATG ACACATTATGTCTTGTTACTCTGTTCTTTCAAAGAACAACTGCAACAACATGTCCGTGTTCATGCAATGGAAGCTGTGATGGCATGCTGGGAACTTGAGCAGTCTCTACAAAGCCTGACAG GTGTATCACCCGGAGAAGGCACAGGTGCCACTATGTCTGATGACGAAGATGAGCAGGCAGATAGTGATACAAACTTGTTTGATGGAGGGTTTGATGGATCAGACAGCATGGGCTTTGGGCCACTCATTCCAACAGAGAGTGAACGATCCTTAATGGAGCGTGTGAGACAAGAGCTAAAGCATGAGTTAAAACAA GGATATAAAGAGAAGATTGTAGACATAAGAGAGGAAATTCTCAGAAAACGAAGAGCGGGGAAGCTCCCCGGCGATACTACTTCCCTCTTGAAGGCTTGGTGGCAATCACACTCCAAGTGGCCATACCCGACG GAGGAGGACAAGGCAAGATTGGTGCAAGAAACAGGATTGCAACTCAAGCAGATCAATAACTGGTTCATCAACCAAAGGAAAAGGAACTGGCACAGCAATCCATCAACATCTACTTCAACCAAGAgcaaaagaaaaag TAATGCAGGTGATATCGACCATAATCCAGAACACTTTATGTAG
- the LOC120257401 gene encoding homeobox protein knotted-1-like 3 isoform X1: MAFHNDLQLPQPYAEQHNPAVIRAVGSAPETSSEAAAWLTGGILRLGGDPVSADHAGAGEDRERWKAEIVAHPLYEQLLSAHVACLRIATPVDQLPRIDAQLARSHEVVAKYSALGLANRMVGDNKELDQFMTHYVLLLCSFKEQLQQHVRVHAMEAVMACWELEQSLQSLTGVSPGEGTGATMSDDEDEQADSDTNLFDGGFDGSDSMGFGPLIPTESERSLMERVRQELKHELKQGYKEKIVDIREEILRKRRAGKLPGDTTSLLKAWWQSHSKWPYPTEEDKARLVQETGLQLKQINNWFINQRKRNWHSNPSTSTSTKSKRKRSNAGDIDHNPEHFM, from the exons ATGGCCTTCCACAACGACCTCCAGTTACCGCAGCCGTACGCCGAGCAGCATAACCCCGCCGTGATCCGCGCCGTTGGGTCGGCGCCGGAGACCTCCTCCGAAGCGGCGGCTTGGTTGACCGGTGGAATTCTCCGGCTTGGTGGTGATCCTGTCTCCGCGGATCATGCCGGGGCCGGTGAAGATAGAGAGAGGTGGAAGGCTGAGATTGTGGCTCACCCACTATACGAGCAGCTGCTCTCGGCCCACGTCGCATGCCTGAGGATCGCGACGCCGGTGGATCAGTTGCCGAGGATCGACGCGCAACTTGCGCGCTCGCATGAGGTTGTTGCCAAGTACTCGGCGTTAGGGCTTGCGAACCGTATGGTGGGAGACAACAAGGAGCTCGATCAGTTCATG ACACATTATGTCTTGTTACTCTGTTCTTTCAAAGAACAACTGCAACAACATGTCCGTGTTCATGCAATGGAAGCTGTGATGGCATGCTGGGAACTTGAGCAGTCTCTACAAAGCCTGACAG GTGTATCACCCGGAGAAGGCACAGGTGCCACTATGTCTGATGACGAAGATGAGCAGGCAGATAGTGATACAAACTTGTTTGATGGAGGGTTTGATGGATCAGACAGCATGGGCTTTGGGCCACTCATTCCAACAGAGAGTGAACGATCCTTAATGGAGCGTGTGAGACAAGAGCTAAAGCATGAGTTAAAACAA GGATATAAAGAGAAGATTGTAGACATAAGAGAGGAAATTCTCAGAAAACGAAGAGCGGGGAAGCTCCCCGGCGATACTACTTCCCTCTTGAAGGCTTGGTGGCAATCACACTCCAAGTGGCCATACCCGACG GAGGAGGACAAGGCAAGATTGGTGCAAGAAACAGGATTGCAACTCAAGCAGATCAATAACTGGTTCATCAACCAAAGGAAAAGGAACTGGCACAGCAATCCATCAACATCTACTTCAACCAAGAgcaaaagaaaaag AAGTAATGCAGGTGATATCGACCATAATCCAGAACACTTTATGTAG
- the LOC120257401 gene encoding homeobox protein knotted-1-like 3 isoform X3, with product MAFHNDLQLPQPYAEQHNPAVIRAVGSAPETSSEAAAWLTGGILRLGGDPVSADHAGAGEDRERWKAEIVAHPLYEQLLSAHVACLRIATPVDQLPRIDAQLARSHEVVAKYSALGLANRMVGDNKELDQFMTHYVLLLCSFKEQLQQHVRVHAMEAVMACWELEQSLQSLTGVSPGEGTGATMSDDEDEQADSDTNLFDGGFDGSDSMGFGPLIPTESERSLMERVRQELKHELKQGYKEKIVDIREEILRKRRAGKLPGDTTSLLKAWWQSHSKWPYPTEEDKARLVQETGLQLKQINNWFINQRKRNWHSNPSTSTSTKSKRKR from the exons ATGGCCTTCCACAACGACCTCCAGTTACCGCAGCCGTACGCCGAGCAGCATAACCCCGCCGTGATCCGCGCCGTTGGGTCGGCGCCGGAGACCTCCTCCGAAGCGGCGGCTTGGTTGACCGGTGGAATTCTCCGGCTTGGTGGTGATCCTGTCTCCGCGGATCATGCCGGGGCCGGTGAAGATAGAGAGAGGTGGAAGGCTGAGATTGTGGCTCACCCACTATACGAGCAGCTGCTCTCGGCCCACGTCGCATGCCTGAGGATCGCGACGCCGGTGGATCAGTTGCCGAGGATCGACGCGCAACTTGCGCGCTCGCATGAGGTTGTTGCCAAGTACTCGGCGTTAGGGCTTGCGAACCGTATGGTGGGAGACAACAAGGAGCTCGATCAGTTCATG ACACATTATGTCTTGTTACTCTGTTCTTTCAAAGAACAACTGCAACAACATGTCCGTGTTCATGCAATGGAAGCTGTGATGGCATGCTGGGAACTTGAGCAGTCTCTACAAAGCCTGACAG GTGTATCACCCGGAGAAGGCACAGGTGCCACTATGTCTGATGACGAAGATGAGCAGGCAGATAGTGATACAAACTTGTTTGATGGAGGGTTTGATGGATCAGACAGCATGGGCTTTGGGCCACTCATTCCAACAGAGAGTGAACGATCCTTAATGGAGCGTGTGAGACAAGAGCTAAAGCATGAGTTAAAACAA GGATATAAAGAGAAGATTGTAGACATAAGAGAGGAAATTCTCAGAAAACGAAGAGCGGGGAAGCTCCCCGGCGATACTACTTCCCTCTTGAAGGCTTGGTGGCAATCACACTCCAAGTGGCCATACCCGACG GAGGAGGACAAGGCAAGATTGGTGCAAGAAACAGGATTGCAACTCAAGCAGATCAATAACTGGTTCATCAACCAAAGGAAAAGGAACTGGCACAGCAATCCATCAACATCTACTTCAACCAAGAgcaaaagaaaaag GTGA